GGGCCGATAAAGGCAGGCAGGTCAGGGGCTCTGCGTCGACGGGCGACGCACGCGGGAGCAGGCTATCCCGCTACGCATGGTCTTCGGGCGATGCCGCATTGCGTCGTTAGCAGCAAGGAGTACGAGACGAGTGGACGAACGCCAGTAGGCGCTCCACTCTCGCGCGCTGTGCCTGTGCCCGCGACAGGACGAGGGGCGCAAGGGGGCGGCGGGGACCGGGCAATGGACCATTGTCGGTCGCACAACCGTCAGCTCCGCGCACAGCGGCCGTCCCGTCACCACGCCGGAGGAAACAGTGCGCTCGGCATCGTCGCCGCACGAGGCGCTGGTCTTTGGTGCGAGCCGCGCTACCGGACGCTGTCAGACGAACGGCGAAGCGTCTGCGCCAGCGGTCTATTGATACTGGTCAGGTATAGAAATTGGCCTTAACCGGTACTGGCCGGACATCGGTCGTGGGAATAAGTCAAGGCTCCGCTCCTTTGGCACCCCAGTCCGCAGGGTCGCGCGAGAGCGGGAGCACGCCCGCAACCAAGGTTTCAGTGGCGGTCTGACGGGGACCCAAGAGTCTCCTTCATGCTTGGCGCATTTCAGGTCAACGATCTTGTTACCTCATGGGTGATGGCGACGGCCTCTGCAGCGTTTCATACTGTTGCCGATTTCGATGCCAGCCACGGAGTAAAATTCTATGATTGCCCAATCGCCGCTGAAGGTCGCGAGTGCCAGCAACCGAGACGTCATAGAGGGCATGGTCAGTGCTTTCTCGCAACAAGACATCGACAAAGTCATGGATTTGTTTAGTGAAGAGGCGGTTTACTATGACGTTCATGGGGGCTCCGTAAGCGGAAAACGCTACCGTGGGAGGGGGGTACGCCTTTTCAACCAGCGCTTATTCCACAGATTGCCGCCTCACAGTTACGAGGATGTAATAATCCTCGTCGATGGCGATCAGGCTCATGCAAGTTGGACACTGGTCATCGAACTGCCCATGGTCGGCAAGACATTGAAGATAAGAGGGTGTGACTATTTTGAGTTGCAGCAGGGCAAGGTCACGCTGAAATCGGCGTGGCTAAAAAGTAAGGCGCCGCTCGCAATCGTGGTGATGGCATATGCTGTTACGCCTGCCTCGTTCTGGTCGTGAGGACCGCAGTCGGGGGGGGGGGAGGGCGTTCAAATGACTGATTCACCCACGACGAGGCGGGGTGGCTTCTGCCACCACCTGAGACACTGGCGTGCGGTCAGGGGCTTCAGCCAGGCGCGCCTTGCGGAAGCCGCTGGGCTTTCTGTCAAGCACATCAACTTTCTGGAAAATGGCCGAGCGCAGCCGAGTTCCGCTATCACGGCGGCCATTGCCGACGCACTGGATCTTTCGCTGAAGAACGCGAATGCCCTCATGCGAGCGGCGGGGTTTTCTCCGATCTATCGGCAACGGCCACTATCATCCCCTGAATTGAACAGGTGAAGAGGGCGGTCGATCGAATTCTTGTCCAGCAAGAGCCTTATCCCGCCATTTTGATGAGCCCGGTTGGAGACTTCATTCAGAGTAATGATGCGGCTGTGAGGTTCTTCTCCCAGTTTGTTCCGATCGAGAAAATGCTCCGCTTCACAAATGTGTATGAACTCTTCTTCTCTGAGGATGGTTTCAAGCCCTTCATCAGGAATTGGGGCCAACTTGCCCCACACATGCTGGCATTTATCAAGCAGGAGGTCTTCGAGCTCGAACCCGGGAATGATGCGTACCGCCTGTATAACAGGCTGCTCAAGAGCTCCGATCTTGAGCGGAACTGGCAGCACGAGTTGGCCGCCGAGGATCAGACGCCCCTGTTCCAAATGGAATTGATGCTCGGGGAGCGCAATCTTGCGCTGTTCTCGACTTATACGACCATGGGGAGCCCCCATGATGTCACCCTGCAAGAACTCAGGCTCGAGTGCTTTTTTCCGGCAGACGAAAGCACGGAGGCGTTCTTTTCTGAGTGAGCCGGCCCTTCTCCGGACACGGTGTAGTGTTCTGATAAGCCACAGGACAAGTACCGTGGATAAGGCTAGTTGTCGGGTTTCGGACGACTGCCTTCCGCACAATAGGCGGCCGTCTCTGATGGGCCGTGAGGCCCTGGCGGGTGTTTTTGGGACGATGTGTGACGGGTCCAGGGTGCTGTTGAGCTTGCACAAGAAAGCGACCACCACGCCCACCACGCCGCCCATGCACCGAGCAATCCGGGAAGCCAAAGGCACTGTGGGCGAGCTGGCGGTACATTTCGGGCAGTCGCGGGACACCATCATGAAATGGCGGCGCCGCGGGTCGACGGCGGATCGCAGTCACACCCCGCATCGGCTGACCAAGAGGTTCAACGACGAGCCGGCCCACAAGCCAGAGATACTCAAGGAATTTGTTCGTGATCACCCGGGACCCGACATGCCCGGAGTGTCATGGCGTCGCCCCGCTTGCCAAACCCGCGGAGTGTGCATGACTGAAATCAGCCCATGGCGATCATCCGGGGCCCGTGGTCTATGCCCTGTCACTCCAGGAGGGGCAACTCGTTTAGTCCAGTGGAAGGAATGTCGTCGACTCCAGGGATGCGCCAGACACACCGCTATCGCGGGTTCTTGTGGACAATGGAACGGGCATCATTGCCTTCCCGCCGAGCATGGACCGTCCCGGGCAGTCCGGCAGAGGAGAACGGGGTGAACGCGTGGAAGAGGCCGGTCGGATGAATGCCTCCGGGGTGGTCAATATCGTCTGCCGATACGTGACGGTCGAGCGGATGCGTCATGGGAGGCCGTCGGGTCAGCAGAGATATCCCGGAATTGCGGATTCGCGACGGGTCTGTCGCCGGGAGCGGTCACGATGAACGACGCCGTGCCGCAGTATCGGTTGTTTGCCCCTTGGGCCGAGGCTCCGCTGGCGTTCACATGTTTGTGCCTTGCCGTCATCACGCTGATCTGGAAGACGGCTGGGCTCGGATTCCTGCCCGGCTGGGAGGATATGTTCGGCGGCGTCGGCTCGCAGTACCCCCGACGTGTTGAGCCAATGGCCCCTGCGTGGAAGGTCGGCTACCTGATGATGTACGGCGTGCTGGGAACGATTGCCACGATTGCCAGCGTGCTTGTCACATGTCGCCGAGGGTCGTTGTCGTCTCCCGCGGGGCTGGCGGTCAGTACCTGGGCGAGGATCCTGGGAGGGTTTCATGTTCTCATCGGGATCCACCACACATTGTGGGCCGCCACGAGCGGGACATGGGGACACTTGACGCTCGATCAGTTCGACGTGCCGGGCTTGTATGTCGTTGGTGGCATTGCAGGATGTGCCACCGGGCTTCATGGGCTTCGACTTCTTCGAACCCGGAGCGTGGATCCCGCGTATCGCATCGTTCGTTCCAAGGTCGCGGTCGATGGCGCGTCGCTGCTGACGTTCGTGTCCGTCCTCATCTTCTTCCCCATGAATGCGCTGGGGCTGCCAAGGAATGCTCTCCTGGAGCGGGTCGCCTGGTCGCTTGTCTTCGTTGGACCTGCGGTCTGGCTCTTGCTCGACGCTGTCATTTCCCGCACCCCACGGACCCTTGCGGTCGAGGGATGAAGGCCGGATTTGCTTGCTCGATGAGCGGTTGGCGTGGGGGGCTAGTACGGAGAACCGGCTGGAAAGGATCGATAGGGGCAGAGCAAGCTCTGGGCAAGACAACGGCCACTGGCGCATGGCGGACACTGTCCCTGTAACCGAACCGTCACATGCCGTGCGTAGTGTCCGGACGCTCGCGGTCGCGCGGGGAGGGCGCGGCCGGTCGTTGGGTCCGACCGCGCATCTGTTCGGCCGCCTTCGCTTCTCTCCTGGGGTTTCCACGAATGTTGCAGGTCAGGCCGTTGCGGTGGTTTTCGCGTGCGCGCGCGTTGAAGCCGGTGATGCTTTATCTGTGCGGGGTTCTCGTGGCCTGTGGCGGCGAGGGGCCTGCGAAGGTGCAAGCGGGCGCAGAGCCGGTCGGTGAGCGGCAGTCGGCGTTCCGGGTCCGCAGAGACTTCAGCCGTGAACTGGATGCCGACGCCGGCTGGGCGGCTGGCGTTGACGAGGCGGCGACCGTGCAGGCGGACACGCCGTTCCGGCTGCGGGTGGAGCTGGAGCACGGCGGTGGCGCGTCGGCGCGGCGCTACGGGTTGCAGGTGCGGCGCAACGATGGCGACTGGGAGCCGCTGGGGGCGGAGAACTTCCCGCAGCCGGCCAAGGAGCTTGAGCTGGATTTCGGAGCGCAGCTGGCGGATGAGTCGGCTGCGCGGTGGGACGTGGTGGATGATTCCGGTGGCGGTGTCAGCGGGCGCGCGGAGGGCGAGGAGGGGCACGCACGCTTCGGCGATGCCGCCGCTCCGGTGCTGGCACTGGCGCGCTACGACACGCACTGGGAGCCGGTGGAGTTCGCGGCGGATGTGCGCTTGCCGGAAGGCGGGTCGGGCAAGGTCGGGCTGGTGTTCGGCTATGCGGATACCGGCAACTACCAGCGCGTTGATCTGCGCGTGGGTGGCGGCGTCGATCTGGTCGCCGTGCGCGACGGCGAGCCGCAGGTGCTGGCGAGCGAGGCCTTCGACGTGCCGGTTGATGAATGGGCCGAACTCAAGGTGGTGCTGCGTGGGCCCGAGATCACGGTGGAGTATGACGACGAGGCCGTGGTGCTCCGCCATCGGCTGGATGGTGCGGTGACGCCGCAGGTGGGCGTGTTCACGGCGGCCGGCGGCGTGCTGGATGTGGCCAGCATCGCCATCGAGGGCATGCCGCGCTCGCCGCGCGTGAGCATCATGGAAGCGCGGTCCTTCGCGCACGGCGATGCGACCACGGATGTGCTGCCGGTGTCGGAGCGGCCCTTTGCGGGCGGCGCCGGTATCAGCTTCGCGGACCGCACGCCGCCGCTCACGGCGGGTGCCGGGCAGAGCGAATGGGAGTTCCCGCTGGTGATCCGCCGCTTCTCGGACGGTGCGCGGGTGAACGAGACCGGCGACCGCTTCGCGTTCCGGGTGGTCGACGACAGCGGGCGGGTGCTGCCGGCAGCGGAGACGGCGGCGGTGACGCTGGAAGTGCCTGAGCGCCATCTGGGCGGCACCTTCGTCGAGACACCGATGCGCATCGGCCCATGGCAGGCGCAGACCGGCGATCTGTACTTCCTGATGGAGCCGGCCGAGACCGACAACATGCTGATGGCGGTGAAATCGGCCGACGGCGGCGGGAGCTGGGCCGAGATGGACGGCGACCATCGCCCCGCCACCGGCGATCTGGAAGGCTTCGCCTCGGTGCTGGTCGGCGACCGCATCCACATGCTGCACCAGACCTCCGAGCACGTCTTCTACCACGTGTTCCGCACCGCCGATCATGCCGAGCAGCCGGACACCTGGGCCATCCGCGACGAGCGGCTGGCCTCGCCGGAAGAGCCGCCGACGCAGGTGGCCGATCTCGCCGTGCGCTCGGACGGCAGCGTGGTCGCGGTATACGGCGGCCCGGAGAAGATCCACACCCGCACCCGTTCACCGGATGGCGAGTGGAGCGGGGAAGCGGTGATCGACGCCGACCGCGGTCCGCATCTGTCCGGGCCGAGCCTGGCGCTGGGCGCGGATGACGTCGTGCATCTCGCCTATACCGGCGATGACGGCACCGCCTGGTATCGGCGGCTGCAGCCGGACGGCACCCTCACGCCGCGGGTGCAGGTGGCTTCCGGCCTCGGCACCGGCAGCGAGGATGTCGGCTCGGTGCTGCCGCTGGTACGGCTTTCCGCTTCGGACACGGTGAGCATCATCGTTCGCCGCGCCGACGGGCATCTCTGGGTGCGCCGCATCGCGCCGGACGGTGATGTAACCGAGCCGGTGCAGGTCAGCGCGCGCCGCGTGGCGCAGAACCCGGTGGATTCCGACCAGACCGGTGCCGATGCCATTGGCTGGGGCGACAGCGTGCACGTGCTCTTCATCGAGGCGGAGAGCGGGCATCTGTTCCACATCCGGCGGCAGGCGGACGGCGACTGGCAGGAAGCCGAGCGACTGGTCGACGACGCTGCCGTGCAGTGGGTGCGCGGTGCCGTTGTCGATACGGCGGACGGGCCGGTCTACGGCTACGTCTACGACGCCGGCTCCGACGGCGGCTCCGGCATGAACCGCTACGGCGAAGTGGCGTTGACGGCGCCCGACGAATAGCGCCGCGCCTCAGAGCTCGGGCGGCGGCTCGGGCTGGGTGCGCAGCGGGGTGGCCTTGGCCAGCGCCATCCAGCTCGCGAAGCTGACCTCGGCCGCGCGCGGCGGCGCCTCGCGCAGCAGCTCCAGGCGGTTGGCCGTGCAGCGCAGCACGCCGCAGTCGTCGGGGATGTCCGCAGCGTCGCCCACGTTCTCGCCGAGCACGTAGTAGAAGCGCGTGGCGAGGGCCTGGTAGGCGGCGCGCTTGTCGGGGCGCTTGAGGTCGCCCAGCAGGTCGCTGCGGCGCACCTTGATCTCGTGGATCACCGGTTCCAGATACGCCGCGCGCGTGGTTTTGCGGATGGAGTACAGGTCCGGTCGCACCTGCAGCCAGCGCTCACCCGGCTTGGCGCGCAGGCTGATCTCGCTGAAGCAGACGCGGTTCTGGGCGTGCAGGTGCTCGGCCACCCGGAGGATGCACTGCTGGTGCGTGGTCAGCGCCTGCTGGTGCTGCTGTCGCTGGCCGGCCAGACCCGCGATGCCGGCGTCGGTGACGCGCAGCGTGTCGGGGCCTGTGGCGCTCGGAATGCGTTCCAGCAGCCCGGCGGCGAGCAGGTCCAGCTCGATGGCGTCCAGGCACGGCCAGCCGGCGGAGCGGTACATGCGGCGCAGGCGCTGCCAGTGCGGGCGCGTGAGGTTCGGGGACTCGGTCATGGCGGCGGGACCGCGTCATCGTGCGCATTCCCCGCGCGGAACGCCACCGCGCGGGGATGCGTGCCGCGCCGGGTCAGGCGTTTTCCTGCTTCGCTTCGTCGCGCAGCTGGTACTTGAGCACCTTGCCGGCGGCCGACAGCGGCAGCTCGGTGCGGTAGCTGAAGCTGCGCGGGCACTTGAAGCGGGCGATGCGCTCGCGGCAGTGCGCGAGCACTGCTTCCTCGTCGACGCGGTCGCCCTCGCGCGGCACGATGACGGCGTGCACGCGCTCGCCCCAGCGCTCGTCGGGCAGGCCGATGACGGCCGCCTGGGCGATCTCGGGGTGGTCCAGCAGGGCGTTCTCGACCTCGGTGGAGAAGACGTTCTCGCCGCCGGTGATGATCATGTCCTTGAAGCGGTCGACGACGAACAGGAAGGCGTCATCGTCTAGGTAGCCGCCGTCGCCGGTGCGCAGCCAGCCGTCCCCGCCCAGCACCTCGGCGGTCTGCTCGGGCTTGTTCCAGTAGCCCTGCATGACGGTGGGGCCGCGGGCGCAGATCTCGCCGACCTCGCCGGTGGGCAGCTCGTTGCCCTCGGTGTCGCGGATGCTGATCTCGGCGGTGCTGACCGGCTGCCCGGCCGATGCCAGCTTGTCGAGCGCGCGGGTGGCCTTCGCGTGGCACCAGCCGGGCAGGGCGGTGATGATCGGCGAGCACTCGGTCTGGCCGTAGAGCTGCGTGAAGCTCGCCTGCGGCAGCGCCGTCAGCGCCTGGTCGAGCAGCCTGGGGTCGATGGGCGCGGCGCCGTACAGGACGGTGCCCAGGCTGGAGGTGTCGCGCTTGGGAAAGTCCTCGTGCTCGATGAGCATGCGGATCATGGTCGGCACCAGGAAGCTCTCGGTGGCGCGTTCGGACTCGATCAGTCGCAGCACCTCGGGCGGGTCGAAGGCGGCCGGGAAGATGTGCGTTGCGCCGCGCAGCGCCCCCTGGATGACCAGCCCCATGCCGCCGATGTGGAACATCGGCGCGCAGTGCAGGATCACCGGCCGGGGCGTGCGCGGATCGGCACCGATGGCGGCGATGGCGTTGATGGCGAAGTTGTCGTGACTCAGCATCACGCCCTTGGGCTTGCCGGTGGTGCCGCCGGTGTAGAGGATGGCGGCCAGGTCGCTGCCGCCGGGGGCGATGTCCGCCATCGGCTCGGCCGCGGCCATGGCGGCTTCCAGCGCCACCGTCGGGGCCTCGGCCTGCTCGGCGCCGATCAGCGCCACCGTCTCCAGCGCCGCGCACTGCTCGCGCGCGGCATCGGCGGTGGCGAGAAAGGCGTTGTCGGTGATCAGCAGGCGCGAGCCGCTGTCGTCCAGCGCGTAGACCACCTCGGCCGGGCTCCAGCGCGCGTTGATGGGCGTGACCACCGCACCGCACCACCAGCCGGCGAAGAAGAACTCCAGGTACTCGGGCGCATTGGCGGCCAGCATGGCGACGCGGTCGCCCGGGCGCACGCCGTGATCGCGCATCACCGCCGCCAGGCGCGCGACGCGGTCGGCCACCTCGGCGTGGGTCCGCCGGCTGTCGGGGCCGACAGTGCAGGTGGCGTCGGGGCGCTCTCTACGCGCCTTGTGCAGAAGCTGGGTCAGGAACACGGCGTCTCCTCCTTGTTCGCTGTGGCTCAGATGGGCGCGTGCGCGATGCCGCCGTCCACGGTGATCTCGGTGCCGGTCATGTAGCTGCCGGCGTCGCTCGCCAGCAGCAGCAGCGGGCCGTCGAGTTCCTCCATTGTGCCGAGTCGCTTCATGGGGATGGTCCTGGTGTAGCGCTGACCGGATTCGGTGGCGAAGTAGTCCGCGTTGAGCGCGGTGAGGAACCAGCCCGGGCAGAGCGCGTTGACGCGGATGTCGTTGCGCACCAGCTCGATGGCCATGCTGCGGGTCAGCTGGATGACGCCGGTCTTGGAGACGTTGTAGGCCACCTTCAGCGCGCCGGTGCGCAGCCCGTAGATCGAGGCGACGTTGACCATGACGCCGGGGGTGCCGTGCGCCACCCAGTGCCGCGCGGCCTCGCGCGCCATGCGCCATGCGCCGTTGAGGTTGGTATCGACCACGCGCTGCCAGTCGTCCTCGTCGGTGTCGAGGAACTTCTTGGGCTCGCCTGCGATGCCGGCATTGTTGATGAGCACGTCGAAGCCGCCGTCGGCCGACAGCGCGCTCATGGCCTGCTGCACGCCGTCAGGGTCGGTGACGTCCAGCGTCAGCGCGCGGGCGCTGCCGCCGGCGTCGTTGATGGCGGCCACCTGCTCGGCGAGCTGTTCCTGCCGGCGCGCGGCGAGCACCACCGCCGCCCCGGCATCGGCCAGCACGCGGGCGAAATGGGCGCCGAGGCCGCTGGAGGCGCCGGTGACCAGCGCGGTCTTGCCGTCGAGGCGGAATGCGGGCATGCAGTGGGCTCCCGGTAGGGGTCAGTGGGCGGAATCGAGGCGCTTGCGCGCGATGCTCCAGCGATGCACTTCGCTGGGGCCGTCATAGATGCGGAAGGCGCGCATGTCCTTGAAGATGCGCATGACGATGGTCTCGCCGGTGACGCCCTGGCCGCCCAGCACCTGCACGCAGCGGTCGACCACGCGCCAGGCGGCTTCGGAGACCATCACCTTGCTCATGCTGGATTCGAGATTGCCGCGGTTGCCCTGGTCCAGCACCCAGGCGGTGTGCCAGATCGCCAGCCGCGCGGCGTGCAGGTCCATCTCGTTGTCGGCGAGCTGGAAGCCGACGCCCTCGTGCTCGCCCAGCGGTCGCCCGAAGGCCTCGCGCTTGCGGGCGTAGTCCAGCGCGATGTCGTGGGCGCGGCGCGCCTGCCCCAGCCAGCGCATGCAGTGGGTGAGCCGGGCCGGCGCCAGCCGCACCTGGGCGTAGCGGAAGCCCTTGCTGATCTCGCCGAGCACGTCGGCAGCCGGCACGTACAGGTCCTCGAAGTGCAGCACGCCGTGGCCGCCGGTGAAGCAGCTGTCCAGCGCGTCCATGCTGCGCTCGAGACGGATGCCGGGCTGGTCCATGTCGGCCAGGAACATGGTCGCCGCGCCGTCCGCCATCTTCGCCATGACGATGACGAAGCCGGCGCCGTCGGCGCCGGTGATGAACCACTTGCTGCCGTTGATGCGGTAGCCGTCGCCGTCGGCGGTGGCGGTGGTCTGCAGCATCGACGGGTCGGAGCCGGCGCCGGGCGGCGGCTCGGTCATCGCGAAGCAGGAGCGTACATCGCCCGCGACCAGCGGCTTCAGCCAGCGCTCGCGCTGCTCCGGCGTGGCGACCACTTCCATGAGATGGACATTGCCCTCGTCGGGGGCGTGGATGTTCATCGCCACCGGGCCCAGCGGGGAATAGCCGGCCTCCTCGAAGACGACGGCCTTCTCGGCGTGGGTCAGGCCCATGCCGCCGAGCTCGGTGCCGGCGTGCGGCGTCAGCAGGCCGGCGTCGCGGGCGCGCGTCACCAGTTCATTGCGCAGCGCCTCGCTCGGGCCGTGCGGGGTGTGGCGCGGGTCCTGCTCCAGCGGCATCACCTGCTCGGCGATGAAGGTGCGCGTGCGGTCGCGCAGTTCCGCCATGCGCGGGGTCAGCGAGAAGTCCATGCGGGGCTCCGGGGGCGATCAGAAGGTGCGTTCGTCGATGATGTCGCGGGCCATGTCGAGCAGCCCGTCGGCGAGATCGCCGAGAGTGGCGTACTGCGGGTCCCGGGTGCCGCCGTTGTGCCAGCGCGCGCACAGCTGCTGGAAGATGACCGCGGTCTTGAAGGTGGCCAGCGCGCGGTGGAAGCGGAAGTCGGAGAGATCGCGACCGGTGGCGCGCGCGTAGCGCTGCGCGGCGTCCTCGCGGCTGGGGAAGCCGGGCTGGTCGGTGGGCATCTGCGCCATCCGATGCATGCACTCGGGATCGCCGGGGCGCACCCAGTAGGACAGCAGCGTGGCGAGGTCGAACAGGCCGTCGCCGCGCGTGCCCTGGTCCCAGTCCACCAGCGCCACCGGTTCCAGCGTCTTCGGGTCCAGCAGCAGGTTGTCGAGCTTGAAGTCGTTGTGGATCAGCGAGGCCGGGCCGTCCGGCACGCGGTGGGCGTCGAGCCACTCGCCGACCCGCTCGATGCGCTTGCGCGTGGCCTCGGTGCCCCAGCCCTCGATGGCCAGGTTGGCGCGCTTGCGCCAGCCGCGCACGGCGCGTTCGAGAAAGCCGTCGGGCTTGCCGAGATCGTCGAGGTCCACGGCGGCCGGCTCGACCCGGTGCAGCTCGGCGAGGCGGTCCACCAGCATCGCGCCCAGCTGCTCGCCCACGGCCGGGTCACCGGCGTGCTCGGTCGGCAGCTCGCTGCGGCAGGAGATGCCGCGCCGGAACTCGGTGATCTGGAAGGGCGCGCCCAGCACCCCGTCGTCCTCGCACAGGTGCAGCGCACGCGGCGCCAGCGGGTACTGCTCGTGCAGGCGCGAGAGGATCTTCGACTCGCGCCCCATGTCGTAGGCGCCCGGCGGCAGCGGGCCCATGGGCGGGCGGCGCAGCACGGCCTCGCCGCCGTCGATGCGCACCAGGTAGTTGAGATTGGCGAAGCCGCCGGCGAACTGGCGCGGCGCCGGGTCGGTCTCCAGCTGCATGCCGCGCTCGGCGAGATAGGCGGCCAGCCGGTCCCAGTCCTGGGCCACGGTGTCCGCCTCCGGGCGCAGCAGCGTCGCGAGGAACGGGTCGGTCATCGAGCGGGGTCTCCCTGTCGCATGGTCGGCGCGCGACGGCGTCGCCATCACTTGCTTGTCGCCAACTAGTAAATGAATACTAGGGCAGCTACCGGCGCGGGTAAACCATGCAAAGTGGCAGGACGCAACGACGCACGCAGGAAGAACGCACCGCGCTGTCGGATCGCCGCATGCTCGATGCGGCGGTATCGCTGCTGGTCGAGGCGGGCATGGCCGGCACCACGCTGGCGGCCATCGGCGAGCGTTCCGGCTACTCGCGCGGGCTGGTGACGCATCGTTTCGGCTCCAAGGCCGGCCTGTTCGCCCACGTGCACGACACCGTGATGGCGGACTGGATCGCGCGCGTGCACGAGGCGGTGGGCGAGGCGGTCGGGCTGGATGCGCTGCAGCGCGTGGTCGATGCGCTCTACGGCTTCATCGCCGAGGCACCCGACGAGATCCGCGCCATGTACCTGCTGCGCTACGCCAGCATCGACCCGTCGGCCGAGTTCCGCGCCAGCGTGGCGCGCGCGCATCTCGCGCAGCGCCGCGATGTGCAGCGCTGGATCGCCGCCGGGCAGTGCGATGGCGGCATCGATCCGTCGATGGATGCGGCCGAGGTCGCCGAGCTGTTCTGTGCCTGCGTCGACGGCGTCATCTATCGCTGGCTGGTGACTCCGGACATTCCGGTGCGCTCGCTGCACGAGCTGCTCAAGCAGCAGGTCGATACGGCCCTGCGGGTCCGGGCAGCATCGGGCTGACCGCGCCTGCACGCGTGTTCCGGAGGGGCAGCGCTTGCCGGATGGGCCCGGTCGCGGTCAGCGGCCGGCCTCAAGGGCCTCCTGCACGAAGTCGAGCCGATCCTGACCCCAGAACATCTCGTCGTTGACGAAGATCGCCGGCAAGCCGAAGAGGCCGCGTTCCACGGCGGCAGCGGTCGCCTCCTTCAGGCGTGTCTTCACCGTCTCGTCCGCGGCGATCGCAAGGAGCGCATCGGGGTCGAACCGGTGCCTTTCCAGCGTTTGGCGCAGAACACTCCCGTCGCCCAGGTCGCGGGACTCGACCCACATGCCCGAGAACAACGCCGCCATCAGTTCCGGAAAGCGCTCGCGCTGCTGATGCTGCACGCCGGTGGCCATGCGCATCAGCGTGAGCGTATTGATCGGGAAGTGCGGATTGAATGCCAGCGGCACGCGGTACCGGTGAGCAAAGCGTTCCAGATCGCGCGTCATGTAGGCGGCCTTGGCCGCGTTCGTCATCGGCGAGGCATTGCCCGTGGCCTGGAAGATGCCCCCCAGTAGTACGGGGTGATAGACAAGCTCCGCGTCGTTGTCGCGCGCCATCCCCGGGAGC
The Algiphilus sp. DNA segment above includes these coding regions:
- a CDS encoding nuclear transport factor 2 family protein; translation: MIAQSPLKVASASNRDVIEGMVSAFSQQDIDKVMDLFSEEAVYYDVHGGSVSGKRYRGRGVRLFNQRLFHRLPPHSYEDVIILVDGDQAHASWTLVIELPMVGKTLKIRGCDYFELQQGKVTLKSAWLKSKAPLAIVVMAYAVTPASFWS
- a CDS encoding helix-turn-helix transcriptional regulator; the encoded protein is MTDSPTTRRGGFCHHLRHWRAVRGFSQARLAEAAGLSVKHINFLENGRAQPSSAITAAIADALDLSLKNANALMRAAGFSPIYRQRPLSSPELNR
- a CDS encoding long-chain fatty acid--CoA ligase, whose amino-acid sequence is MFLTQLLHKARRERPDATCTVGPDSRRTHAEVADRVARLAAVMRDHGVRPGDRVAMLAANAPEYLEFFFAGWWCGAVVTPINARWSPAEVVYALDDSGSRLLITDNAFLATADAAREQCAALETVALIGAEQAEAPTVALEAAMAAAEPMADIAPGGSDLAAILYTGGTTGKPKGVMLSHDNFAINAIAAIGADPRTPRPVILHCAPMFHIGGMGLVIQGALRGATHIFPAAFDPPEVLRLIESERATESFLVPTMIRMLIEHEDFPKRDTSSLGTVLYGAAPIDPRLLDQALTALPQASFTQLYGQTECSPIITALPGWCHAKATRALDKLASAGQPVSTAEISIRDTEGNELPTGEVGEICARGPTVMQGYWNKPEQTAEVLGGDGWLRTGDGGYLDDDAFLFVVDRFKDMIITGGENVFSTEVENALLDHPEIAQAAVIGLPDERWGERVHAVIVPREGDRVDEEAVLAHCRERIARFKCPRSFSYRTELPLSAAGKVLKYQLRDEAKQENA
- a CDS encoding glucose 1-dehydrogenase; its protein translation is MPAFRLDGKTALVTGASSGLGAHFARVLADAGAAVVLAARRQEQLAEQVAAINDAGGSARALTLDVTDPDGVQQAMSALSADGGFDVLINNAGIAGEPKKFLDTDEDDWQRVVDTNLNGAWRMAREAARHWVAHGTPGVMVNVASIYGLRTGALKVAYNVSKTGVIQLTRSMAIELVRNDIRVNALCPGWFLTALNADYFATESGQRYTRTIPMKRLGTMEELDGPLLLLASDAGSYMTGTEITVDGGIAHAPI
- a CDS encoding acyl-CoA dehydrogenase, with translation MDFSLTPRMAELRDRTRTFIAEQVMPLEQDPRHTPHGPSEALRNELVTRARDAGLLTPHAGTELGGMGLTHAEKAVVFEEAGYSPLGPVAMNIHAPDEGNVHLMEVVATPEQRERWLKPLVAGDVRSCFAMTEPPPGAGSDPSMLQTTATADGDGYRINGSKWFITGADGAGFVIVMAKMADGAATMFLADMDQPGIRLERSMDALDSCFTGGHGVLHFEDLYVPAADVLGEISKGFRYAQVRLAPARLTHCMRWLGQARRAHDIALDYARKREAFGRPLGEHEGVGFQLADNEMDLHAARLAIWHTAWVLDQGNRGNLESSMSKVMVSEAAWRVVDRCVQVLGGQGVTGETIVMRIFKDMRAFRIYDGPSEVHRWSIARKRLDSAH
- a CDS encoding phosphotransferase family protein, which gives rise to MTDPFLATLLRPEADTVAQDWDRLAAYLAERGMQLETDPAPRQFAGGFANLNYLVRIDGGEAVLRRPPMGPLPPGAYDMGRESKILSRLHEQYPLAPRALHLCEDDGVLGAPFQITEFRRGISCRSELPTEHAGDPAVGEQLGAMLVDRLAELHRVEPAAVDLDDLGKPDGFLERAVRGWRKRANLAIEGWGTEATRKRIERVGEWLDAHRVPDGPASLIHNDFKLDNLLLDPKTLEPVALVDWDQGTRGDGLFDLATLLSYWVRPGDPECMHRMAQMPTDQPGFPSREDAAQRYARATGRDLSDFRFHRALATFKTAVIFQQLCARWHNGGTRDPQYATLGDLADGLLDMARDIIDERTF
- a CDS encoding TetR/AcrR family transcriptional regulator — encoded protein: MQSGRTQRRTQEERTALSDRRMLDAAVSLLVEAGMAGTTLAAIGERSGYSRGLVTHRFGSKAGLFAHVHDTVMADWIARVHEAVGEAVGLDALQRVVDALYGFIAEAPDEIRAMYLLRYASIDPSAEFRASVARAHLAQRRDVQRWIAAGQCDGGIDPSMDAAEVAELFCACVDGVIYRWLVTPDIPVRSLHELLKQQVDTALRVRAASG
- a CDS encoding 2-hydroxychromene-2-carboxylate isomerase, which produces MPQRIDFYFDFGSPTAYLAWTRLPGMARDNDAELVYHPVLLGGIFQATGNASPMTNAAKAAYMTRDLERFAHRYRVPLAFNPHFPINTLTLMRMATGVQHQQRERFPELMAALFSGMWVESRDLGDGSVLRQTLERHRFDPDALLAIAADETVKTRLKEATAAAVERGLFGLPAIFVNDEMFWGQDRLDFVQEALEAGR